One Streptomyces sp. L2 genomic window carries:
- a CDS encoding TfuA-like protein, with the protein MRIVVFVGPSVERDVLERILPDADFLPPIERGDIDRLLAEPVAPDVIGVVDGKFLHAMSISPKEILKALARDIPVFGSSSMGALRAAELDLYGMTGVGKIYASYASGALDADDEVAITFDPESLRALCVPMVNIRTSVEELRESGRITAGEASDVLDTAKSMYFPERSHSNIRLALRRDGWSAERAAEVQELLEGSTDQKRADAIELANRIRDLAAAS; encoded by the coding sequence ATGAGGATCGTGGTCTTCGTCGGACCGAGTGTCGAGCGGGACGTCCTCGAACGGATCCTTCCCGACGCGGACTTCCTCCCGCCGATCGAGCGGGGCGACATCGACAGGCTGCTCGCCGAGCCGGTGGCGCCCGACGTCATCGGCGTCGTCGACGGGAAGTTCCTGCACGCGATGTCGATCTCGCCCAAGGAGATCCTGAAGGCGCTCGCGCGGGACATCCCCGTGTTCGGATCGTCGAGCATGGGCGCCCTGCGAGCCGCGGAACTCGATCTCTACGGCATGACCGGGGTGGGGAAGATCTACGCGTCGTACGCCAGTGGCGCCCTGGACGCGGACGACGAGGTGGCCATCACCTTCGACCCCGAGTCCCTGCGCGCGCTGTGCGTTCCGATGGTGAACATCCGCACGTCGGTCGAGGAACTCCGGGAGTCGGGCCGTATCACCGCCGGGGAGGCGAGCGACGTGCTGGACACGGCCAAGAGCATGTACTTCCCCGAACGGAGTCATTCGAACATCCGTCTGGCGCTGCGGCGTGACGGGTGGTCGGCGGAGCGGGCCGCCGAAGTCCAGGAACTCCTGGAGGGGTCGACCGACCAGAAGCGGGCGGACGCGATCGAACTCGCCAACCGGATACGTGACCTGGCAGCGGCCTCATGA
- a CDS encoding phytanoyl-CoA dioxygenase family protein, with amino-acid sequence MTAVRKSFVERGWHLPDRRLPGGTVTAVRDAVLGHLDAAERAGGAARAWAAFPKPHLVLPAVVELADRPEITESVRDVLGAAFGIWSSAIFVSPPGTGTGFGWHQDALSYDLDGDGGRALRVWVALTPATRENGTMWFADGSHRWGTLDHDLDDPDRGRSLSPDRVPGEKFPVLLDEGGFSMHDLRLAHSSGRNTTDRPRINVAVDYVAPEAVPGAGCAGVLPLTAGFRAPWRTEPDPRNSDAARTRRACVTESARRLRSALDLAARDGLTLALGPADDA; translated from the coding sequence ATGACGGCCGTGCGGAAGTCGTTCGTGGAGCGGGGATGGCACCTGCCGGACCGGCGGCTGCCCGGCGGGACGGTCACGGCGGTGCGGGACGCCGTGCTCGGCCACCTCGACGCGGCGGAACGTGCCGGCGGCGCGGCGCGGGCCTGGGCGGCGTTCCCCAAACCGCACCTCGTCCTCCCCGCGGTCGTGGAGCTCGCCGACCGCCCCGAGATCACGGAATCGGTGCGTGACGTGCTCGGGGCGGCCTTCGGCATCTGGAGTTCCGCGATCTTCGTGTCGCCACCGGGCACCGGGACCGGCTTCGGCTGGCACCAGGACGCGCTCAGCTACGACCTCGACGGCGACGGGGGCCGGGCCCTGCGGGTCTGGGTCGCGCTGACGCCGGCCACGCGGGAGAACGGGACGATGTGGTTCGCCGACGGCTCCCACCGGTGGGGAACCCTCGACCACGACCTCGACGACCCCGACCGAGGCCGGTCACTGAGCCCGGACCGCGTACCCGGCGAGAAGTTCCCGGTGCTGCTCGACGAGGGCGGGTTCAGCATGCACGACCTGCGGCTGGCGCATTCGTCGGGGCGGAACACGACAGACCGGCCCAGGATCAACGTGGCTGTGGATTACGTCGCCCCGGAGGCGGTGCCCGGAGCCGGCTGCGCGGGCGTACTGCCCCTGACAGCGGGCTTCCGGGCCCCCTGGCGCACGGAGCCCGATCCGCGGAACTCGGACGCGGCACGGACTCGCAGGGCATGCGTCACGGAGTCCGCCCGACGCCTGCGCAGTGCGCTGGACCTGGCCGCCAGGGACGGCCTGACGCTGGCGCTCGGGCCCGCCGATGACGCGTGA
- a CDS encoding ATP-binding protein, which yields MNETTCPSPLTDRHGMPDGACVPADTALGIGAPLSGRPREEVPFRPGRLLAAVTMPARPESVPALRRLARTVARSRRLPEQAEEALGVIVTELAANAVLHSGGADVALLLEIDDTALTVRVRDNGQWRERPAPRCEPADLHAAFGRGLTLVDAYAVDTTVERTATGTVMRAVVAL from the coding sequence ATGAACGAGACCACCTGTCCGAGCCCCCTCACGGACCGCCACGGCATGCCCGACGGCGCCTGCGTCCCGGCAGACACCGCCCTCGGCATCGGCGCCCCGCTGAGCGGCCGCCCGCGCGAGGAGGTCCCGTTCCGGCCCGGACGCCTGCTGGCCGCCGTCACGATGCCCGCCCGCCCGGAGTCCGTTCCGGCGCTGCGCCGGCTGGCGCGGACGGTGGCGCGCAGCCGCCGGCTGCCCGAGCAGGCCGAGGAGGCGCTCGGGGTGATCGTCACGGAGCTGGCCGCCAACGCCGTACTGCACAGCGGGGGCGCGGACGTCGCCCTGCTGCTGGAGATCGACGACACGGCGCTGACGGTGCGTGTGCGGGACAACGGTCAGTGGCGGGAGCGCCCGGCCCCCCGCTGCGAGCCCGCCGACCTGCACGCCGCGTTCGGCCGCGGCCTGACCCTGGTGGACGCGTACGCGGTCGACACCACGGTCGAACGCACCGCCACCGGCACGGTGATGCGGGCCGTCGTCGCCCTCTGA
- a CDS encoding C1 family peptidase, which produces MTRDETTGSIDLGREFGPVLDQGPEPLCAPAVVAGLLWAHDIAVCVPCLGRMGAAPEDSGAGRTVASCLSAVERSGAPPADGTPDHSAHVPASAVRLRWSAVDGAGWSAGGKLGHIESALGAGHPVALQIGLYGSAVVRSGTGWLGMPETGEDRAGLHAVLCVGIVRHGPRSGLIVKNSWGADWGSGGYGIVSMGVLDLPETGRFVTVTGACSAHGQPVGLKYPT; this is translated from the coding sequence ATGACGCGTGACGAGACGACCGGCTCGATCGACCTCGGCCGGGAGTTCGGTCCCGTCCTCGATCAAGGGCCCGAACCCCTGTGTGCGCCGGCCGTCGTCGCGGGACTGCTGTGGGCTCACGACATCGCCGTGTGCGTCCCGTGTCTGGGGCGCATGGGCGCCGCCCCGGAAGACTCCGGAGCCGGCCGAACGGTCGCTTCGTGCCTTTCCGCCGTAGAGAGGTCGGGTGCGCCGCCGGCCGACGGGACGCCGGACCACTCGGCGCACGTACCCGCGTCGGCCGTCCGGCTCCGCTGGAGCGCTGTGGACGGCGCGGGCTGGAGCGCGGGTGGAAAGCTCGGCCACATCGAGTCCGCGCTGGGAGCCGGCCATCCGGTCGCGTTGCAGATCGGCCTGTACGGCAGCGCTGTCGTGCGCAGCGGGACCGGCTGGCTGGGCATGCCCGAGACCGGCGAGGACAGGGCCGGGCTGCACGCGGTCCTGTGTGTCGGAATCGTCCGCCATGGCCCGCGTTCGGGGCTGATCGTCAAGAATAGTTGGGGTGCTGACTGGGGATCGGGTGGTTATGGGATCGTTTCCATGGGCGTGCTGGACCTGCCCGAGACCGGCAGGTTCGTCACGGTCACCGGCGCCTGCTCAGCTCATGGACAGCCCGTAGGCCTGAAGTACCCGACATGA
- a CDS encoding helix-turn-helix transcriptional regulator, which translates to MPDTRVTVTHVAELTENALRGLLARGLAEGEGTGPVLLIVEGAAGTGKTRLLNRLLSGLPVPARTSAAALLATADPAGRGTGPDPDSGSGSGLGLDAGSGLGPGSGSGHGLGPGPAPGPGPNSGPGPAPGPGPAPGPGPGPNSGPGPAPGPGPNSAPGPAPGPSTTGAGPRPAPLLLAVEDVHRAGEDEVAALRTLLAAPPARFACVLTHRPEELAEPGLVLGPRTGFPAALTVVRQTLGPLDRAAVGRFAAAVLGAGHCTADLVTALHQASGGNAQTVSDLLELLAAHTAGRPEAQPGPGDLERIGVPPRLAALTLRRTAGVPEAHRPVVFAAAVLDRPATARELTAVAGLSEPLGRAALLAALRGAALCEHGVGRYGFAAPLAAAAVRRELPGPVREALHGRAAALLAGQQPVPWERLAAHRRACGDQRGWLRAVERAAQEFADTGEIQRAVRLLEDALSGGEVPAHARSRLATLLARSAVMGLRSDQTLEVLQNIVAGADLPPTVRGEIRLDLGLLLCNQMGRILEGQAELIRAVDDLAGQPVPLARAMSALSMPYWPGMPLADNIAWLERAVTVAAESGDPVVQAAVAANQVSVLLNIGDPAAWPLIDALPRDSELLGARQQASRGLCNAADAAAWLGHYRQCRALLDEGVALAARNGAAYAEQTGRGAILVLDWATGRWAGLAARARALVDEVGDMASGADARMVLGLLALARGEWADTTEHLTGPDSLDRDSGPVPLSATASGALIRLALARDETGPAVAEADAAWQRLRAKGGTWAWGADLAPWAVEATARAGNVSGAREMTAEFAAGLEDRDAPSADAALEWTRGVLAEHTGDPAAAVRHYAAAAEAYAAMPRLYHAALTAAAAARCALALGIDPGLDGPLHTLRTLHPLHPGPDRGPDRGPGFGPGRRADTGPAVAALADCADRFEALGATWDAARTRADLRAHSPAEERRAPGRPGYGDLLSPREAEVAELAGAGMTNREIAAALHLSPRTVEQHVARALRKTGAHSRQQLSSAHRAAAPAEPAAD; encoded by the coding sequence ATGCCGGATACCAGGGTGACGGTGACGCACGTGGCCGAACTGACCGAGAACGCGCTGCGCGGGCTGCTGGCCCGCGGGCTGGCCGAGGGGGAGGGTACGGGGCCCGTCCTGCTGATCGTCGAAGGCGCGGCCGGCACCGGCAAGACCAGGCTGCTGAACCGCCTGCTCTCCGGCCTGCCGGTACCGGCCCGCACGAGCGCCGCCGCCCTTCTCGCCACAGCTGATCCAGCGGGCCGGGGGACGGGTCCAGACCCCGATTCGGGATCCGGCTCGGGTCTCGGGCTGGATGCCGGTTCTGGTCTCGGTCCAGGCTCCGGTTCCGGCCACGGTCTCGGGCCGGGCCCTGCTCCCGGCCCCGGCCCCAATTCGGGCCCCGGTCCCGCTCCCGGCCCCGGTCCCGCTCCCGGCCCCGGCCCCGGCCCCAATTCGGGCCCCGGTCCCGCTCCCGGCCCCGGCCCCAATTCAGCCCCCGGCCCCGCTCCCGGTCCGAGCACCACCGGCGCCGGCCCCCGCCCCGCCCCCCTCCTCCTCGCCGTAGAGGACGTCCACCGGGCCGGTGAGGACGAGGTCGCCGCCCTTCGCACCCTGCTCGCCGCGCCGCCCGCGCGGTTCGCCTGCGTGCTCACTCACCGTCCGGAGGAACTCGCCGAGCCGGGGCTGGTCCTCGGCCCGCGGACCGGGTTCCCGGCCGCGCTCACCGTCGTACGGCAGACGCTCGGCCCCCTCGACCGGGCCGCCGTCGGCCGGTTCGCCGCCGCCGTGCTGGGGGCGGGACACTGCACGGCCGATCTGGTCACCGCGCTGCACCAGGCCTCCGGGGGCAACGCCCAGACCGTCTCCGACCTGCTGGAGCTGCTCGCCGCGCACACCGCCGGGCGTCCCGAGGCGCAGCCTGGACCGGGCGACCTGGAGCGGATCGGCGTACCGCCCCGGCTCGCGGCGCTCACCCTGCGCCGTACCGCCGGCGTACCCGAGGCGCACCGGCCCGTCGTGTTCGCCGCCGCCGTTCTGGACCGGCCCGCGACCGCGCGCGAGCTGACCGCCGTCGCCGGACTGTCCGAGCCCCTCGGCAGGGCCGCGCTGCTCGCCGCGTTGCGCGGTGCCGCGCTGTGCGAGCACGGCGTCGGCAGGTACGGCTTCGCCGCGCCGCTCGCCGCCGCCGCCGTACGCCGGGAGCTGCCCGGCCCGGTGCGGGAGGCCCTGCACGGGCGGGCCGCCGCGCTGCTGGCCGGACAGCAGCCGGTGCCGTGGGAGCGGCTGGCCGCGCACCGGCGGGCCTGCGGTGACCAGCGGGGCTGGCTGCGTGCCGTGGAGCGGGCCGCGCAGGAGTTCGCCGACACGGGCGAGATCCAGCGCGCGGTACGGCTCCTGGAGGACGCGCTGTCCGGCGGCGAGGTTCCCGCGCACGCCCGCTCCCGGCTCGCCACCTTGCTCGCCCGCAGCGCCGTCATGGGCCTGCGCTCCGACCAGACGCTGGAAGTCCTGCAGAACATCGTCGCCGGCGCCGACCTCCCGCCGACCGTGCGCGGCGAGATCCGGCTCGACCTCGGGCTGCTGCTGTGCAACCAGATGGGCCGCATCCTGGAGGGCCAGGCCGAGCTGATCCGGGCCGTCGACGACCTGGCCGGGCAGCCGGTGCCGCTGGCCCGGGCGATGTCCGCGCTGTCCATGCCCTACTGGCCGGGCATGCCGCTCGCCGACAACATCGCCTGGCTGGAGCGCGCGGTGACCGTGGCCGCCGAGTCCGGGGACCCCGTCGTGCAGGCCGCCGTCGCCGCCAACCAGGTCAGTGTGCTGCTCAACATCGGCGACCCGGCGGCCTGGCCGCTCATCGACGCCCTGCCTCGGGACAGCGAGCTGCTCGGCGCCCGCCAGCAGGCCTCCCGCGGACTGTGCAACGCCGCCGACGCGGCCGCCTGGCTCGGGCACTACCGGCAGTGCCGGGCCCTGCTGGACGAGGGCGTCGCGCTCGCCGCCCGCAACGGCGCCGCGTACGCCGAGCAGACCGGCCGCGGCGCCATCCTCGTGCTGGACTGGGCCACCGGCCGCTGGGCCGGGCTCGCCGCGCGGGCCCGCGCCCTGGTCGACGAGGTCGGCGACATGGCCTCCGGCGCCGACGCCCGGATGGTCCTCGGCCTCCTCGCCCTCGCCCGGGGCGAGTGGGCCGACACCACCGAACACCTGACTGGCCCCGACTCCCTCGACCGGGACAGCGGCCCTGTCCCCCTCTCCGCCACCGCCTCGGGCGCCCTGATCCGGCTCGCCCTCGCCCGCGACGAGACCGGCCCCGCCGTCGCCGAGGCCGACGCCGCCTGGCAGCGGCTGCGCGCCAAGGGCGGCACCTGGGCCTGGGGCGCCGACCTCGCGCCCTGGGCGGTCGAGGCGACCGCGCGGGCCGGGAACGTCTCCGGGGCCCGCGAGATGACCGCCGAGTTCGCCGCCGGGCTGGAGGACCGTGACGCGCCGTCCGCCGACGCCGCGCTGGAGTGGACCCGGGGTGTCCTCGCCGAGCACACCGGCGACCCGGCCGCCGCCGTCCGGCACTACGCGGCCGCGGCCGAGGCGTACGCCGCCATGCCCCGCCTCTACCACGCGGCCCTCACCGCGGCCGCCGCCGCCCGCTGCGCGCTCGCGCTCGGCATCGACCCCGGCCTCGACGGTCCGCTCCACACGCTCCGCACGCTCCACCCGCTCCACCCCGGCCCGGATCGCGGCCCGGATCGCGGGCCGGGCTTCGGACCGGGCCGCCGTGCGGACACCGGGCCCGCCGTCGCCGCGCTCGCCGACTGCGCCGACCGGTTCGAGGCGCTCGGCGCCACCTGGGACGCCGCCCGGACCCGTGCCGACCTGCGCGCGCACAGCCCGGCCGAGGAACGGCGGGCGCCCGGTCGGCCCGGTTACGGCGACCTCCTCTCCCCACGCGAGGCGGAGGTCGCCGAACTCGCGGGCGCCGGCATGACCAACCGGGAGATCGCGGCCGCCCTGCACCTCTCGCCGCGCACCGTGGAACAGCACGTGGCCCGGGCCCTGCGGAAGACCGGCGCGCACTCCAGGCAGCAGCTCTCCTCGGCGCACCGCGCGGCGGCTCCCGCCGAACCGGCTGCGGACTGA